One Aquisediminimonas profunda genomic region harbors:
- a CDS encoding S9 family peptidase — translation MSISEALRLSPSEMNWSWRYDYAQSLLFAGEWVANGAVFPTWIDEDRFWYERRGNDGDEYRVVDASDGNTILSVARSTIAGVLSGYFGVQIDKDKLIVTDPRFDKQLETLYFSAHGKDFALTLASNDLRTTTKGKDLNWLLSPTGDRAVILRGYNLWLRHIESEDERALTTDGSEFFAYGDTPASMRGPRNRMGDNTPEALWSPDGRWLLTLQTDDRHVPELALANYVPAEGIRPLITGNRTSLPADPKVSEFRMLAIDVENGRQVEARYPRLSAVRMNTTPFAARLAWWGEDSRTAYFVDVVRGEKAAHIVAFDVATGTSRIVFSECAESYVEVSVNVYSPALVHPLTRVSELIWYSERTGHGHLYLYDLATGTCRHAITAGNWRVHQILHVDEERRELFFLAAGIAPDENPYVCKPCVVSLDGGDVRILSRAEGSHRIWTRSDFDLSMKRFEGFNSAEISGVSPGGSRFVETVSVVDGLPVSYLRDRNGQEIAVIEQARGDFPDHWQWPEPVECIAADRQTKTYGLLFKPVGQEDGRSYPLIELIYGGPQVSYVPHSSFADGSVDCVAYLDAASIAALGAYVLILDGRGTAYREQAFRTASYRAIQTASNLDDHVAAINQLGERYPAIDQARIGITGFSGGGFMTAHAALRYGDVYKVAVAGGGNYDQALFWHSWGERYHGTYDADHYAVQAAKTYADGLKGKLLFVHGLLDEGCHPAGLFQLTQALIEADKDFDTVILPRAGHDWTGYGQRRRLDYFVTHLFGGTPPRAKSFERPFDRLLAKVAASSQPLTAS, via the coding sequence ATGTCTATTAGTGAAGCTCTGAGACTGTCTCCAAGCGAGATGAATTGGTCGTGGCGTTACGACTACGCCCAGTCGTTACTATTTGCAGGCGAATGGGTTGCTAATGGAGCGGTTTTTCCGACTTGGATTGACGAAGATCGCTTTTGGTATGAACGTCGGGGAAATGATGGGGATGAGTACCGTGTCGTCGACGCAAGCGACGGCAACACGATCCTGTCTGTCGCTCGGTCGACGATCGCTGGGGTGCTATCTGGCTATTTCGGGGTACAGATCGATAAAGATAAATTGATCGTTACCGATCCCCGCTTCGACAAGCAGCTGGAGACGTTGTATTTTTCCGCGCACGGCAAGGATTTTGCCCTGACTCTGGCGTCCAATGATCTCCGAACTACAACTAAGGGCAAGGACTTGAACTGGTTGCTTTCGCCGACTGGCGACCGGGCAGTCATTCTCCGGGGTTACAATTTATGGCTAAGGCACATTGAAAGTGAGGACGAAAGAGCTCTCACTACCGACGGCAGTGAGTTCTTCGCTTATGGCGATACACCTGCTTCAATGCGGGGCCCGCGCAACCGCATGGGCGACAATACCCCGGAAGCGTTGTGGTCACCAGACGGCCGTTGGCTTCTGACTCTCCAAACCGACGATCGCCATGTACCGGAATTAGCACTGGCCAATTATGTCCCGGCTGAGGGCATTCGTCCGCTTATAACGGGGAACCGAACGAGCCTTCCGGCGGATCCCAAGGTAAGTGAATTTCGTATGCTGGCGATAGATGTAGAGAATGGTCGACAGGTAGAGGCGCGCTATCCGCGTCTGTCGGCAGTGCGCATGAATACCACGCCATTCGCCGCTCGGCTCGCCTGGTGGGGCGAGGATAGTCGGACGGCATATTTCGTGGATGTCGTGCGCGGGGAAAAGGCGGCGCATATCGTTGCTTTCGATGTTGCAACGGGGACATCGCGCATCGTTTTCAGCGAGTGCGCAGAAAGCTACGTCGAAGTCAGCGTCAACGTATATTCGCCGGCACTTGTTCATCCGCTGACGAGGGTATCCGAGCTGATCTGGTATTCTGAGCGCACCGGGCACGGGCATCTCTATCTCTACGATCTTGCGACTGGGACTTGTCGCCATGCAATCACGGCAGGCAATTGGCGTGTGCACCAAATATTGCATGTCGACGAAGAGCGACGCGAACTGTTTTTTCTGGCTGCTGGCATAGCGCCTGACGAAAACCCATACGTATGTAAGCCTTGCGTTGTATCGCTCGATGGCGGGGATGTTCGTATTCTCTCTCGCGCCGAAGGCTCTCATCGGATTTGGACCCGCTCGGATTTTGATCTTAGCATGAAAAGGTTCGAAGGTTTCAACTCCGCCGAAATCTCCGGGGTATCGCCGGGTGGTTCGAGGTTTGTGGAAACCGTCAGCGTCGTCGACGGACTTCCAGTCAGTTATCTGCGTGATCGCAATGGCCAGGAAATTGCGGTCATCGAACAAGCGCGCGGCGATTTTCCAGATCATTGGCAATGGCCTGAGCCTGTCGAATGTATAGCAGCAGACCGGCAAACAAAAACATACGGGTTGCTATTCAAGCCTGTCGGACAAGAAGACGGCCGGTCTTACCCTCTTATTGAACTTATCTATGGTGGACCGCAAGTGAGCTATGTCCCGCATTCTAGCTTTGCCGATGGTAGCGTCGACTGCGTTGCTTATCTCGATGCGGCTTCCATTGCCGCCTTGGGGGCTTATGTTTTGATCCTTGATGGTCGTGGAACTGCCTATCGCGAACAGGCGTTTCGAACCGCCTCTTATCGGGCCATCCAAACGGCGTCGAACCTCGACGACCATGTGGCAGCGATCAATCAGCTTGGTGAGAGGTATCCCGCCATTGATCAAGCCCGAATCGGTATAACTGGATTTTCAGGCGGGGGTTTCATGACTGCGCACGCTGCGTTGCGCTACGGCGATGTATACAAGGTAGCGGTCGCGGGTGGAGGCAATTATGATCAGGCCCTGTTTTGGCATAGTTGGGGCGAGCGATATCACGGCACCTATGATGCCGATCATTATGCGGTCCAAGCTGCCAAAACATATGCTGATGGGCTTAAAGGCAAGTTGCTCTTCGTGCACGGGCTCCTTGACGAAGGGTGCCATCCGGCAGGTCTATTCCAACTAACTCAAGCTCTGATCGAGGCCGACAAGGACTTCGATACAGTAATTCTGCCACGCGCGGGGCATGACTGGACGGGATATGGGCAGCGCCGCCGCCTAGACTATTTTGTAACTCATCTGTTCGGCGGGACACCGCCAAGGGCCAAATCATTTGAGCGGCCGTTCGATAGATTGCTCGCCAAGGTTGCAGCTAGCTCGCAACCGCTCACCGCATCATGA
- a CDS encoding peptidylprolyl isomerase, with protein MTSSAAQKSTGIESDASKCPEQVLIANDVGNILIVLDVDHAPKSAMSFLEQVDRGGYEGATFWRSLSPQNDNSSPAISVIQATMENLELATMVPHVATSETGLRHIDGTISLARGDGGNCTTTGFFICVDTQPALDAGGGRTNDNAGFTAFGRVIEGMQTVLAIHRSRTQSDAFHIYLEGQLLSEPLRIHQISRTQGIPEVGRLIGDVK; from the coding sequence ATGACCTCGTCCGCTGCCCAAAAGTCGACCGGCATTGAGAGTGATGCATCCAAGTGTCCGGAACAGGTTCTTATTGCCAATGATGTCGGTAACATATTGATAGTGCTGGACGTGGATCACGCACCCAAATCCGCAATGTCATTTCTAGAGCAGGTTGATCGCGGCGGTTATGAAGGAGCGACATTCTGGCGCTCTTTGTCGCCTCAGAACGACAATAGTTCGCCTGCCATCAGCGTTATTCAAGCTACGATGGAAAATCTCGAATTGGCCACGATGGTTCCTCACGTGGCGACGAGCGAAACTGGCCTGCGTCATATTGATGGCACGATATCTCTCGCCAGAGGTGATGGTGGCAATTGCACGACAACGGGCTTCTTCATTTGTGTCGATACACAGCCTGCGCTTGATGCTGGAGGTGGGCGCACGAACGACAACGCAGGTTTTACGGCCTTCGGCCGGGTCATAGAGGGTATGCAAACCGTTCTTGCGATCCATCGTTCGCGGACGCAATCCGATGCATTTCATATATATCTTGAGGGGCAGCTATTGTCCGAGCCTTTGCGGATCCATCAAATCAGTCGCACCCAAGGAATTCCCGAAGTCGGACGCCTTATCGGAGATGTTAAATGA